ACACAGATGGACCATGGGGTTCTCCGAATCAGCCACCCACTCATGCAGCTGCCCTGCTGGAATATAGATCAGCGAACCGGGACCAAGCCTGCTGCTCTTTCCATTTGTACTTAATACCCCATACCCTTCGCTGATCAAGTAAATAGAGCTGGTATAACAAATTCTCGGAGAGCTCGACTGTCCTCTTACAAAAGGGTATCGAGTTGCCAAGTAAACATAGGGATGCAAGCAAGCAAAATCCATTGGAAGTATCCTTTCCGACTCCGTTTTTCTCGATATTAACCTTTGATCTGCATGACCGAAAGGTACAATTCAGCATTAGAGGTACATATCATCAGTGCGCCAATTGATCTGACGATCGTGTAAATCATGGACGTCTTGCTAAATACAGCAAACTGCTGTTCCGTTACAGTAATAACTGTACATCGCATGACTTCATGAGGAGGACGACTTGTGCAGAAGAAGGTTAAGCAACCGAAGAGAAGATACGAGATAAACAAGAACAGAGGCTATGAACGTGCGAAGCAGCATCCCATTTCCTTCAATGGTCCTGCGCCGGATTTTTTTGAAGGCGCACTGCTGGGCAATGGAGGACTGGGTATTGTCGTAACAACCCGCCCTGACGCTGTGATGCTCCATTTTGGACACAACAATGTATGGGATATTCGTCTCGCCGAAGAACACCGAGATGAGCTCATGACTTTCCAAGAAGTGTATAACAGGTTTGCTGCTCTGCCAGCAAATTTGCCGCGATTGACAGATCATCCGTGGTACAAACAGTATTGTGAGATGGCCGGACAAAATTACAGTAAAGCTTATCCAAAGCCCATGCCGTGCGGCTCACTGCTGCTGCGGTATGATCGGCGAAAGGCCGAAGTCATCGGCCATACCATTGATATTGCTAGTGGCCTTTGCACGATTGATTTCCTGATCGATGGCAAACCTGCGGTATTCGAACTCTTTGTAGAAGGAGAGCACGACCGGGTCTGGATGAAGGTAAGTGATGCCGCTACGGGTGCTCCGATTCCCTTATTCGAGGAGATAAAGCTGATTCCTGATCCCGAAACACCGCCTGAATTTCCTCAAGCAGCAGTCGTAATTAGCGAAATGACGAGTATACAGTCTTTCACGCAAATTTTGCCGCATGTTGAGCATCCCGTTGTTCCCTATACCACACATGAAAAAGATCGAGCTTTCCGGCTCGCTGTTAGCTCGACTGGATTAACTGCAATGAAAGAACATCCTTTGCACAATCAGACACCCGTAGTCAACGGCACTCCTCTGGGAGAACCTGAACACGGCTTTCTGGCCTGCGCAGAGCTGTGGGAAGGCCTTTATAGCGAACTCATTGACGAGGCCCACCCGCCAGGACTATCCTCCTTTAGTCAGGCTAAGGAAGAATCGAATGTAATGTGGCGTGATTATTGGAGCCGCTCCTCCGTCGCACTCGAAGATGAATTTCTGGAGCGGATCTGGTACCACAATCTTTACTTTTTTAATTGTGCCGTGAGAGAAGGCGTTACCTGTCCAGGTCTGTTCGCCAACTGGAGCTACCGAACCATCGGCGCAGACTGGCATGGGGATTACCACATGAATTACAACACACAGCAGCCATTCTGGCTCGCATTCTCCAGCAATCATCTCGACAAACATCTTCCCTACGTGGATATGGTTGATCACGTTCTTCCCGTCAGTCGTGCGTGGGCACAGGAGTATTACGGACTGAGCGGAGCTTATTTCCCCCATTCAGCCTATCCAGTTGAAATGTCCATGATGCCCTACCCGGTCCCGCACTGGGGATGGGAAATCTGTGAGACGCCTTGGACCGTGCAAAGTCTATGGTGGCACTATCTGTATTCCATGGACGAGACGTTCCTGCGTGATCGTGCATTTCAACCCATGAAGGAAGCGGTGCTGTTCATGGTCGATTACATGAATCGTCCAGAAGCACAGGGTGAACGATGGGGAGATGGTAATTATCACATTTTTCCCACGGTGGTGCCGGAGCTATATGAGATTACACCCGGCTTTGCCAAAAACAAAGACTGCCTGATTGACCTCACCCTGACGCGATTTCTGTTCAATGCGTTCACTCAGGCTTGCGTTGCCCTTGAAAGGGAGGAGTCCGAGCAGGAGCTGCTAGAGAAAGTAAAAGAGATTCTGAGCCATTTCCCTTCTTATCCCACAGCCGAATCCCGCAACGGTCCCGTTTTTGTGTCGGTGGAGGGGGAGAATCCCGATGTAGTCTATAACGTCCCGATTCCAATTACGACTGTATTTCCGGGTGAAGATCACGGGCTTCATTCGCCAGAAGAGGAATACCGGACCGCAGTAAACTCCTACCTTAATCACCGCAACGAAGGTGGGAATGAACTGGTATTCTACCATCTTGCCGGAGCCCGGCTTGGCGTGTTGGATCTGGAACGCTTCAAGCGCCAAATCCAGTATTGTCTCCTACCAAACGGTACTTGTACAGATCGGGTCTTGATGAGCGGTGGTCGCTATGCTGACACGGAGAACTTCGATTTCATGTCCCGCATGGGCATCTGGTTCGAAAATTTCTCCCTGCCTGCCGTGATCAATGAATGCCTTCTTCAAAGTTATAATGGTATCCTGCGTTTCTTCCCCAACTGGCCAAACGGTCAACAAGCAGAGTTCCACACCCTCCGTGCAGTGGGAGGCTTCCTTGTGAGTGCGGCTTTTGTGGATGGGGAGACGGACTGGATCGAGATTGAGAGCGAAGCGGGTACTGCACTTTCCTTCTATATTCCATGGGCAGAAGGGGCATTGTGCACCCTCCCTTCCGGTGAGCAATATATACTGTCTGGTCAGGTTGGCAAGATTTCAACCGTAGCAGGAGATGTTATCTCCATTGTCAAAGTGGTTTAGCTCATCTTGTAAAATGTGTCCATAAATAAGAAGCGTCCCGGACTAACCCGGGACGCTTCTTATTACCAAATTACACTTCAATTACTTGGAGGACCACAGTTCCATACGCTGAGCATATTTCTCGTTTATGATATCTTCCACATTCTCATCGCCAGCCTTTTTCATATCCTCCAGCATCTTGTCAAATACGGAGTTGGCTTCAGCTTCACTTGGAGCAATAATGGCTCTCGTAATGCTCTGATCCATAATATCCTTCACCTTCTGGGCCGTCAGTGCTTGAGGTGTTCCCCCATCCGGATTCAGGTTATCGTACTGTGCTGTATCCCATACGGAATCACCAAGACTCTTGAGGGCCAGTTCATCCACTTCACTGCGTTGGAATTTGACTGCCATGTCATACGGCTGTCCATTTGGATCCAGACCATTTTTGACAAACCATAACCATTTACGAACGCCACTTTTCTTCACCGTATCATCCCAATTATCCTTGAAGCTTTGCAGGAATGCAGGGTCCGGTTGTCGCTTGCCATCCACCATGGTGTATTGTTCGCCTTCCTTACCCCACAGCAGCAAATGCTGTCCTTCATCACTCGCCAGATAATTAAACAGCTTTATCGTTTCTTCCGGGTGTTTGTTGTTTTTGGTAATGGCGATTGCATCCCATCCAAGCGAACTTCTTGGGCCAAATGTGGTTTGGGCCGGATCTACACCTGGAGCAACAACCTTGTAGGCGAACAACTGATTCTTTTCCCCGCCATCCTTCTTCAGTGCCGCATTGCCGTTACCTGGGTCCCAATATGCTCCTGGGGTAGCGAATACCGCGCCAGTCGTCAGCTTTTGAATCCATGTCTGCGTTTTGCTGATCGCAAATTCCTTTTCAATCAGACCTTCTCTATATAACCTATTCATGTATAAAAGCATTTCACGATATTTGGGGTCCTTGACATCATATTGCAGACGTCCGTTGTTGTCATAATACGTTTTCAAACCCCACATGCCTTTGAATGTTCCTAGATTTGCGCCCATGTTTTCACCATTCATCGTCATCGGAATGGATTCTTTGCCATCAATCGTGTTGTATTTTTCTTTAAAATTTTTCAGGAGTGCTTCAAACTCGTCCGTGGTGAGTGGCTGTGAACCATCTGCTTTGTCTGGAAGGAACTCTTCCAACAGACTCTGTCTCATCAGCATACCGAAGACCGGATCACTGTCGAGTCCATACCAGTTTGCCAAATAGTAGTTTTTGCCGTCTGAATATCGTGTTTTGGTCAAGGTTTCGCCATACATTTCTTTCAGATCAGAACCATACTTTTCAATTAACTCATCTAGTGGAATGAATGCACCGCTTGAAATGTACTTATCAAGGGAAGCGTCTCCCCGACTCATGACCACCACATCCGGATAGTCACCACTGGCGAGCATCAAGCTCAGTTTTTCCGTTGGATTACCTGTTGGTTGTTGGATGGAGATCTCTATGCCCGTTTTTTTGGTGATTTCCTGGGCAATTGCATCGGTAAAAGGTTCTCCTTTGGTATTGCCATCAAACCAGGTCAGCGTAATTGGCCCTTGGTCCCCATCTTTACCCGATGTATTATTCTCCCCATCATTGGAGGAGCAGCCCGCCAGCAAACCAACGACTAATGCAGCCGCAATCCCCATGGTCATCCATTTTTTTGTCTTTGTCATTGACACCCTAATTCCTCCCAATGAATAAATTCCTTTCGTGCTAGATTGAGCATTTTCAAAACGATCTTTGCCCACCCCCTTTCAGGGAAAAGCCAGCGGACAAGCCTTCCCTGCAACCGGATTATGGAATAGATTAACTTTTCACCGCTCCCAAAGTCATGCCTTTGACAAAGTATTTTTGCAGGAACGGATACACCATAACGATCGGTAAGGTGGCTACCATGGTAGCAGCCATTCGAATGGTATCGCTAGAAACAGCATTCCGTTTAGCTGAGTTGGCCAGCATTTGCGATTGTGAAATCATGCCGCCTGTCTGAAATTGATTCAAGATTTTGACGAGCACGGCTTGTAGGGTCTTCAGGTCCGAGCTGTAGGTGAACGCATAGGAATCAAACCAGGCATTCCAATGCCCAATGGCTTGAAAAAGCCCCACTGTTGCAAGTACAGGAGTTGTCAACGGCATCACAATCCGGAAAAAAATCGTCAGATCGTTAGCCCCGTCAACCCTCGCCGATTCTTCAATCTCATGGGGCAGCTGCTCCATAAAGGTACGGACAATAATCATATAGAAGACATTCATCAAACTTGGCAAAATGAACACCGAAAATGTATCGATCATGTTCAGTGCCTTAAGCACCATGTAGAACGGAATGAGTCCACCACTGAAATACATGGTAAAGATAAAGTACAGGTTCCAACCTTTGCGACCAACCAGATTCCGCCGACTTAGCGGATACGCAAGCATCGTAATGACGAGAACCGATAGCGGTGCGCCAATCAGCGTTCGTTTGACGGTTACCCACAGCCCGTTTAAAATCTCGCTATCTTTCAAAATCTGCTGATAGCTGTCCAGGGTCAGGTCCCTGGGCCACAAGTAAACGCCGCCCCGTACCGTATCCTCCGCGCTGTTCAATGAAAGAACGAGTATATTCCAAAACGGAAGAAATGTAACGAGTAATACGAGAATAAGAATGAAATACACAATGATTTTGAAAATACGATCCCCGAATCTGTTCAGAATCATCACAAGCGCTCCCCTCTGTCTTTTGTAGTTAGAACAACGCCTGGTCGTTCACTTTTCTGGAAATCCGGTTCACAATGAGAACAAGAATAAAGGCAACAACGGATTTGAACATCCCCACAGCAGCCCCGTATGAGAACATGCTGTTCTGTAGTCCGTATTTGTAGGCATAAATATCAATAACTTCGGAGTATTCAAGTACGGTATTATTTTGCAGCAGGTATTGCTGTTCAAATCCTGCATTCAAAATGCCTCCGACCGCGAGAATAGCCAATATGACAATGGTAGGGCGCATGGATGGCAGCGTTATATGCCACATTTGCTTAAATCGGCTGGCTCCGTCCACCCTTGCCGCTTCGTATAGCTCCGGATTAATGGAAGCGATTGCGGCGAGATACATAATGGCGCTAAACCCCATCTCTTTCCACATGTTCGACAATGCGATAATCCACCAGAATAGAGGCCCGTTTTGCAAAAATGCGACGGGTTCTTTGACAATGCCCAGCAGAACCAGAATATTGTTAAGCATTCCATCCGAAGCCAGCAGCGTAATCACAATGTTGGCTGCGATAACCCATGAGATAAAATGCGGCAGATACGAAACCGTCTGTACAAAACGTTTGAAAAATCCCTGTCTTGCTTCATTCAGTACAAGCGCGAGAATGATTGGAGCAGGAAATCCGAAGAACAGCGTCAGCAAGCTTGTCGCAAGCGTATTACGCATAACCCGATAGAAATCCCCTGTAGTAAAGAAATACTCAAACCATTGGAAACCTACAAATTCGGCATGAAAGAACTGGTAAAAGAACGATCCCCCACCCGGCTGATAATTCGTAAACGCCATATACAGTCCAAACATCGGACCATAGGAAAATAACAATGTGGCAATGAAGGCAGGAAGCATAAGCACGAATAACCATTTTTGCTCTTTTAGTCTGCTTATCAAATTATTGCTCCTGACTGTTTTGATAGCGCTTACCTTATGCATTAAATACCCTCCCTTTTTCTATACAGCAGCATGGCCGGCCATATCTGGATTCAACTTCTCTCCTATTATCATAAATTTGACGCCAATCGCTTGCCATAGTCGAATTCTCCGAAAGATACCGCTTTTTAAAGATGTTTTTGTAAAAAGAGAGGATTGGATTTCCATATTCACTCTGCTATGATGAACTGTGCAACGAATAATCAGTCAAGAGAGGGCTCCCGAATGCGCCAATTCTATCGAAAATACATATACATGCCTTTTGTTAACCTAAGCTTTCGTTCCAAGCTATTTATGGTATTTGTACTCGTCACCATCATTCCGATGATGCTATTGGTTTATTTTTCCTATGAACTTACCAAAACGAAACTTACCGAGCAGATCTACATCAATATGACAAACTCAACAGCTCAGATCACCAAAAATCTGGAGAATAAACTGGACAGTTATGAACATATTTCCGCCTCCATTTATTTGGATAATCGCCTTGCCAATTACCTTACAAACGAGTATCAGGATGATCCATCTTATCTGGATGTCTATAATTATATTGGCAATCGAATTGATACGGTGATGGCTGCCTACCCTGATTTTGATAGCGCATTCATTTATTCGGACAATCCATCGCTGCCCAAAGACAATTATTATATCCGGCCAATTACACCCGAAGTTCAGAACACGGAACTGTTCCACAAATTGCAACAATCCTATGGGAACATTATTCATCTCTCATCGCCGCAGACCGAGAATGGTCCCGCCATGTTCACGCTTGCCCGGCTGCTGAACAACAATAGTAATCAGTATCCCTACGGCATGCTGGTCTTTCAAATTTCCGAGTCTGTCATCTATTCTCTTATGGAAAAAGAAGCAGGCGGTAAGGATATCTTTATCATCAATGACAAAGGTATTATTTTATCTTCAGCAGACAAGCAGTTAATCAACACAAGCTTGCCCAAATTGCTTCATCAGAATTTTGACGAAACGCCTTCAGGCAGATTTGATACAACGTACCAAGGCGTGAAAGCTCTGGCCGTTTATAATACGCTCAAAAACGGCTGGAAAACGGTATCCATCTTCCCTTACGACAGTATTATCAAAGATGCCAAATCTCTCTCTCAGCTTATTATCAAAATTTCACTGGGCTTCATCGGTGTGGCGCTGTTGCTCATTTATATTACCGCATCGCTGTTCAGCAAACGCATCAGGACGTTAATACGGATGATTCGACGCATTGAACGGGGGGATTTCAATCCTACCCATGAGGAACAGATGGGCAATGATGAGATAGGACAGCTTCACTTTGCATTCGAACAGATGACAACCCGGCTGAAAAGTCTGGTTACGGAGGTCTACCAGAAGGAGCTACAGAGCAAGGAAGCCGAGCTTGACCTGCTTCAAGCTCAGATCAATCCTCATTTTCTGTATAACACACTCGGCTCGATCTCCTCTCTGGCCGTAAAGCATCAGGATCCCCAGATTCAGGATATGGTCCTTCATCTGGCCAAGTTTTATCGGATATCCCTGAATAAAGGAAAGAGCATCCTGACGATCAATGAGGAATTGAAACTGACGCAGAGCTATAATGCCATACAGCTTATTCGATTTAAAGGCAAGCTGAACATCATTTACACGATAGATCAATCGATCCTGCCCTACTCGACCGTGAAGCTTGCGTTACAACCTTTTGTGGAGAATGCAGTCATTCACGCTCTTTGGAATCAGGATCGGCCCCTAAATATTCATATCAAAGGCGTCATCGAGAACAACAGTATTATTTTATCTGTTATAGACGATGGAATGGGCATGCGGCGTGAGACGCTTCAGTCTTTGTTTGAAGAAAAAGAAGGACGAGGCTATGGCATTTCAAATGTGGATCGGAGAATTAAGCTGAAATTCGGTGAATATTACGGTGTTAAAGTGTATAGCAAACTAGGCATGGGAACCACGGTCCAAATTCGTCTGCCACAAAAAGAGATCCAATAAAAAAGGAGTGCGATGCAGCCACTATTGGCTTGCAAAGCACTCCTTTTAAACCATTCTACAGCATCCTTTATACCTGCTCACGGATACGATACACCAGGCTGTCGAAATCGCCGCGTAGAGGCAATTCCACCCCGATGTTCATCAGCGCACGGCCACTGACCGATAATCCCAGCTCTTCAACGAGATAGGTCTTGTCAACCTGAAGACCTGCCAAACGCAGTCTAGGCAACGGTTCACCCAGCTTCTGCGAGTGAAGAAAAGCGAACAGCACATGATCACTTGCGGCAGTATTACTGTACTGGACAGCCGTAACCCCCTTATGACGAAGCGCAGTCAGGCGGAATTGTCTGCCGAATTGCACGAGGTGGCGAATGGCTTTGTACTGTCCGATGAATTCCCCGGACTGCTCGATCCATTCATCACTCCACTCGTTCAGATTGGAGCCAATACCAAGCGTACCCATCATTGCACTGTGGAAACGATACTTCAGGGAGACGTTTCGACCGTTCATTCCTGTAGGTGACTCGGTTACCCAACAGGTCATCATACGTGGTGCATACGTATAGGAGAAGCCTTCCTGAATGCTCAGACGGTCGAACGCATCCGTATTGTCACTCGGCCAGGATTGGTCCGCATAACGGAAGATGCCCAGATCAATCCGCGAGCCACCTCCTGCGCAAGTCTCAAACTCCACATCCGGGAACTTGGCTCTCAGCTGTGCCCATATATCATAGAGACTCTGGACATGCCTTACCCATACTTCTTTCTGGCGGTTAATCGGGTGCCCCTTCATACCAGGCTCCGTGATGGTCCGATTCATGTCCCATTTAATGAACTTAATCTCATGGTTGCCAAGCAGTTCGGTCATAAAATCGATAATGTATTGCTTAACCTCCGGCTTGGAAATATTCAGCAGCAGCTGATTGCGAAGCTCCGTACGTTCCCGGGTCTCAAAATGGTATACCCAGTCTGGATGTTCTCTATAAAGATCGCTATCCGGGTTGACCGACTCCGGCTCTACCCATATACCAAACTCCATCCCAAGTCCGTGAACCCGGTCAATCAGTTCAACCAGCCCATTAGGGAACTTCTCCTTGTTCACGTTCCAGTCGCCCAACCCCGCTCGGTCGGAATGCCGCTGTCCAAACCAGCCGTCATCCACGACGAATAGCTCCACGCCCATCTTGGCTGCCCGCTCGGCAAGCGCCATTTGGTCCTGTGCGTTCACATCGAAGTAGGTTGCTTCCCAGGAGTTGTACAGCACTTTCCCGATTTCACTGCGAGGCAGTATGTAATTGTATTGATATTGATGCAAGCGGTGGCTCATTCCGCCAAAGCCTTCTGGGCTGAATCCGCCGACAAAGACAGGCGTCTCAAACGTTTCGCCCGCACCCAGCAACCATTCATTGTCAAAATCATTGATGCCACCTGTTACCCGCACATGCGTGAATGGGGTCTTCTCAGCGACAATCTTCCAGTTGCCGCTCCAGGCCAGAGCACCAAACCATACCCCGCCGCCGCTTTCTGTCGAAAGACCATCATCAATCGCAAACCATGGGTTAGCATGACCGTCCGTGAAACCTCTCCGCGATTCAAGTAGCTTTTTTCCCTCTGTCAAAATGGTATTGCGCAGTTGGAATTCACCCGACCATTTCCCCGTAACATGTGTCAGGCGGTAATCCTGGAGATATGGCAAAGTCCAGGCTGCGGATTGCATGCTTTCCAGCACGATATCCTCCTGTCCCGTATTTACGATTTTGGCATAACGCTCCACCAGATCAAATTCAGGGATGACCCGATATATTAACTGCGTTTCAAGTGCATACACCTGATCCTTCAACGTGATCATCAACGTCTGTCTGCCATCCTGTTCAATGATCTCGTGACGGTCATACTTTACCTGGAGATCACGGACACCATCAGACATACGCAGCTTCAAAGATGGCTCTGTATAAGATGCTCCTCCCCAGAAGCTGTACTCCTCCACCTCTCCTTCCACTTCCGCGTCAAAAGAGCTGTGGGATTGTAGATGGAGCAACGGAGCGCTGTCCTCGATGTCCACGGGGTTACCCCAATACAGATGCTGGAGGTGTTCCCTCTCATTAATTCCGAAAATGTAGGACGAATTTTGCGTCTGCATTGCAAATATACGTAGTTGTTCATTATATTGAATCGTCAAGTTTATCATCCTTTCGAGTTCCTGTTACCCTCGTGCTGTGTGTTGTGAACATACATATTATTGTAGGAAGCAGGTGTTAAATTAGCCATATCGCATTCTTACAATCCATAGGGGAAATCATCTGTCATCTCAAAGTTATGAAAATAAGGCTGCGATGCAATTCGCAGCCTTATAGCTTACTTCAAAATCAGGTTATAGATGACCTGAGCCGCCTCTGCACGGGAAGCTATCCCTTTAGGCAGGAACTGCCCTTGTTTTTGGCCTTGAACCAGTCCTAGTCGGGCTGCATCCTTCACCGAAACAGCTGCCCATGAAGAAACCTGAGCCATATCGGTAAACAAGATATCTGTAGAACCAACAGGCACTTTCCCATCATTCAGTTCGTATGCTTTCATCAGCATCACCGTAATTTCTTCACGGGTAATCTGTGCGTCCGGCTGGAAACGGGCTGCGCTTCGGCCGTTGACAATACCGGCTTGGGTCGCAATCGAGATGGGTTCCGCGTACCAGGCATCTGTCGCTACATCTGTAAATTGTACTTTCCCCGCTGCGGTCAGTCCCAGAGAATGAACAAGCATGGCAGTGAATTCAGCGCGAGTGACTGCCCGTCCTGGCTCAAATTGATCCGCGTTTGTGCCTTCGACATACAGCTTAGCTGCCAACTCCTTGATTACAGAGCTGGCCCAATGATTGGCCGGAACATCGGCAAACGTCCGATTCAGTTCCAGAACGGCATACTTGCTGAAGTGGCTCACTTTAGTTGTTAATACGCCTTTCACGTAATCCGATTTGAGAAATTCCAATTTCCCATTTTCGTTAATATAATATATTCCTCCCTGTGAAGGGTCGAAGCCTTCAGCCGCTGCCAGACTTAGCGTAACTGGATGATCAAACACAGAGAGTGTTTCGGTTGCGCCAGATTTGGTTGTTGCCGAAAGGCTGAATTCAACGATTTCACCCTTAAGGGAAACCGTTGCCCGGGAAGATGACTCCACTGCAGCAACGACCTCCTTGGCCTTGCTGCCAAGTGGAACCATTTTCAAGGAAATCGTACTTTCTTCCTGCTGCCCCGCTGGTAGCTTGCTCAACAGCTGTTGGAACAAACTCGCAGGTATTTGCAGGGTTAGCTTGCCTGATTTCACTTCCAATGTATGGTTGCCGAGCTGGCGTAAAACAGCAGATGATAATTGTAGCTCCTGTGTACCCGCTTTGATATCCACTACGGCTTTCCCTGCCCCACTGTCCACTTTCAGCATATCGGCTGTAATGACCCGTTTTGCTGTATCGTTCTCCTGAGCAGTGCTGTTGCCGGAGTTTCCGCTAGTATTATTGGTATTGCCATTGTGGCCAGGGTTGCTTGGATTACCTGGGTTGCCTGGATTTCCTGGGTTGACTTGTTTTTCGGTCAATTTAACCAACTTCGATTCAGCCGGTCCAAGCGAGATGGACCATGAACCCGTGGCTGACGAAGATTCACCTGTCCACAAATCATGTAATGTATAGGATTTGGATTCATTCAATCCGGCACGACCCAAATGAATCGTTTTGTTCGCTGAACTATTGGCGTTGTAATTAAATACGGCAAGGTAATAATCATTGCCGTCTTTCAGAACAAACGTATCTGCGGCATTTGCATTCGTATTTCCTTCAAGCGG
Above is a window of Paenibacillus sp. E222 DNA encoding:
- a CDS encoding glycoside hydrolase N-terminal domain-containing protein; this translates as MQKKVKQPKRRYEINKNRGYERAKQHPISFNGPAPDFFEGALLGNGGLGIVVTTRPDAVMLHFGHNNVWDIRLAEEHRDELMTFQEVYNRFAALPANLPRLTDHPWYKQYCEMAGQNYSKAYPKPMPCGSLLLRYDRRKAEVIGHTIDIASGLCTIDFLIDGKPAVFELFVEGEHDRVWMKVSDAATGAPIPLFEEIKLIPDPETPPEFPQAAVVISEMTSIQSFTQILPHVEHPVVPYTTHEKDRAFRLAVSSTGLTAMKEHPLHNQTPVVNGTPLGEPEHGFLACAELWEGLYSELIDEAHPPGLSSFSQAKEESNVMWRDYWSRSSVALEDEFLERIWYHNLYFFNCAVREGVTCPGLFANWSYRTIGADWHGDYHMNYNTQQPFWLAFSSNHLDKHLPYVDMVDHVLPVSRAWAQEYYGLSGAYFPHSAYPVEMSMMPYPVPHWGWEICETPWTVQSLWWHYLYSMDETFLRDRAFQPMKEAVLFMVDYMNRPEAQGERWGDGNYHIFPTVVPELYEITPGFAKNKDCLIDLTLTRFLFNAFTQACVALEREESEQELLEKVKEILSHFPSYPTAESRNGPVFVSVEGENPDVVYNVPIPITTVFPGEDHGLHSPEEEYRTAVNSYLNHRNEGGNELVFYHLAGARLGVLDLERFKRQIQYCLLPNGTCTDRVLMSGGRYADTENFDFMSRMGIWFENFSLPAVINECLLQSYNGILRFFPNWPNGQQAEFHTLRAVGGFLVSAAFVDGETDWIEIESEAGTALSFYIPWAEGALCTLPSGEQYILSGQVGKISTVAGDVISIVKVV
- a CDS encoding extracellular solute-binding protein; protein product: MTKTKKWMTMGIAAALVVGLLAGCSSNDGENNTSGKDGDQGPITLTWFDGNTKGEPFTDAIAQEITKKTGIEISIQQPTGNPTEKLSLMLASGDYPDVVVMSRGDASLDKYISSGAFIPLDELIEKYGSDLKEMYGETLTKTRYSDGKNYYLANWYGLDSDPVFGMLMRQSLLEEFLPDKADGSQPLTTDEFEALLKNFKEKYNTIDGKESIPMTMNGENMGANLGTFKGMWGLKTYYDNNGRLQYDVKDPKYREMLLYMNRLYREGLIEKEFAISKTQTWIQKLTTGAVFATPGAYWDPGNGNAALKKDGGEKNQLFAYKVVAPGVDPAQTTFGPRSSLGWDAIAITKNNKHPEETIKLFNYLASDEGQHLLLWGKEGEQYTMVDGKRQPDPAFLQSFKDNWDDTVKKSGVRKWLWFVKNGLDPNGQPYDMAVKFQRSEVDELALKSLGDSVWDTAQYDNLNPDGGTPQALTAQKVKDIMDQSITRAIIAPSEAEANSVFDKMLEDMKKAGDENVEDIINEKYAQRMELWSSK
- a CDS encoding carbohydrate ABC transporter permease, which codes for MILNRFGDRIFKIIVYFILILVLLVTFLPFWNILVLSLNSAEDTVRGGVYLWPRDLTLDSYQQILKDSEILNGLWVTVKRTLIGAPLSVLVITMLAYPLSRRNLVGRKGWNLYFIFTMYFSGGLIPFYMVLKALNMIDTFSVFILPSLMNVFYMIIVRTFMEQLPHEIEESARVDGANDLTIFFRIVMPLTTPVLATVGLFQAIGHWNAWFDSYAFTYSSDLKTLQAVLVKILNQFQTGGMISQSQMLANSAKRNAVSSDTIRMAATMVATLPIVMVYPFLQKYFVKGMTLGAVKS
- a CDS encoding ABC transporter permease; the encoded protein is MISRLKEQKWLFVLMLPAFIATLLFSYGPMFGLYMAFTNYQPGGGSFFYQFFHAEFVGFQWFEYFFTTGDFYRVMRNTLATSLLTLFFGFPAPIILALVLNEARQGFFKRFVQTVSYLPHFISWVIAANIVITLLASDGMLNNILVLLGIVKEPVAFLQNGPLFWWIIALSNMWKEMGFSAIMYLAAIASINPELYEAARVDGASRFKQMWHITLPSMRPTIVILAILAVGGILNAGFEQQYLLQNNTVLEYSEVIDIYAYKYGLQNSMFSYGAAVGMFKSVVAFILVLIVNRISRKVNDQALF
- a CDS encoding sensor histidine kinase; this translates as MRQFYRKYIYMPFVNLSFRSKLFMVFVLVTIIPMMLLVYFSYELTKTKLTEQIYINMTNSTAQITKNLENKLDSYEHISASIYLDNRLANYLTNEYQDDPSYLDVYNYIGNRIDTVMAAYPDFDSAFIYSDNPSLPKDNYYIRPITPEVQNTELFHKLQQSYGNIIHLSSPQTENGPAMFTLARLLNNNSNQYPYGMLVFQISESVIYSLMEKEAGGKDIFIINDKGIILSSADKQLINTSLPKLLHQNFDETPSGRFDTTYQGVKALAVYNTLKNGWKTVSIFPYDSIIKDAKSLSQLIIKISLGFIGVALLLIYITASLFSKRIRTLIRMIRRIERGDFNPTHEEQMGNDEIGQLHFAFEQMTTRLKSLVTEVYQKELQSKEAELDLLQAQINPHFLYNTLGSISSLAVKHQDPQIQDMVLHLAKFYRISLNKGKSILTINEELKLTQSYNAIQLIRFKGKLNIIYTIDQSILPYSTVKLALQPFVENAVIHALWNQDRPLNIHIKGVIENNSIILSVIDDGMGMRRETLQSLFEEKEGRGYGISNVDRRIKLKFGEYYGVKVYSKLGMGTTVQIRLPQKEIQ
- a CDS encoding alpha-galactosidase; the protein is MINLTIQYNEQLRIFAMQTQNSSYIFGINEREHLQHLYWGNPVDIEDSAPLLHLQSHSSFDAEVEGEVEEYSFWGGASYTEPSLKLRMSDGVRDLQVKYDRHEIIEQDGRQTLMITLKDQVYALETQLIYRVIPEFDLVERYAKIVNTGQEDIVLESMQSAAWTLPYLQDYRLTHVTGKWSGEFQLRNTILTEGKKLLESRRGFTDGHANPWFAIDDGLSTESGGGVWFGALAWSGNWKIVAEKTPFTHVRVTGGINDFDNEWLLGAGETFETPVFVGGFSPEGFGGMSHRLHQYQYNYILPRSEIGKVLYNSWEATYFDVNAQDQMALAERAAKMGVELFVVDDGWFGQRHSDRAGLGDWNVNKEKFPNGLVELIDRVHGLGMEFGIWVEPESVNPDSDLYREHPDWVYHFETRERTELRNQLLLNISKPEVKQYIIDFMTELLGNHEIKFIKWDMNRTITEPGMKGHPINRQKEVWVRHVQSLYDIWAQLRAKFPDVEFETCAGGGSRIDLGIFRYADQSWPSDNTDAFDRLSIQEGFSYTYAPRMMTCWVTESPTGMNGRNVSLKYRFHSAMMGTLGIGSNLNEWSDEWIEQSGEFIGQYKAIRHLVQFGRQFRLTALRHKGVTAVQYSNTAASDHVLFAFLHSQKLGEPLPRLRLAGLQVDKTYLVEELGLSVSGRALMNIGVELPLRGDFDSLVYRIREQV